DNA from Branchiostoma lanceolatum isolate klBraLanc5 chromosome 6, klBraLanc5.hap2, whole genome shotgun sequence:
tcgggtcggtgcttcagaacttgtttttgcagacttcctccgtgttgaagttgatgagagtcgggtcggtgcatcagaacttgtttttgcagacttcctccgtgttgaagttgacgagagtcgggtcggtgcttcagaacttgtttttgcagacttcctccgtgttgaggttgatgagagtcgggtcggtgcttcagaacttgtttttgcagacttcctccgtgttgaagttgacgagagtcgggtcggtgccgTAGTACGCGTGTTTGCTCATGTCGGCTGTGTAGCGGCTGGCGGGCGGCTGGCGGCCCAGCGCCTCGGCCATGGCGCGGGTGAAGTGCGAGGCGTTCCCGCAGCACAGCCCGATGTAGCGGACCCCGATGTCGTGCGCCCGGCGGCTGAAGGCGGCGATCTGCGACCGGCTGCACAGCCAcgggtccaggtccagagggaaGGCGACCTTACCTGCAATTACAACATCGGTACCGCAGAGGTCACACATGtgggagtggcaggaagtagacatcagaggtggtagaacaaGTCGTTTtatatcagacatgacagacattccaggtcatggggtcaatggaagaaaCTACTAATTCACGGGGAGGTCTTGCTTtcggtctgtctgtgttttcgcaggtatatattttccatatgctagtatgctaagggagtcggctacggagagagagaCAATAGGCGACCAACGGAGCCTGTGCGGAGTCAGTATCTACAAATGGTATCAAATTGTTCCCCCCATTATTTGTACAAAGGAACTAGCTCCGTGATTCGCCTATTGGAATCTATTGGCCGGGCGACTCCCCCAGCATACTATCcactctattttgccaatttctacttttgttCTAGCgatccgtggagcctggtagaggctagtgccTCGTAGCGAGAGACCGAGTGCAATGGAACTGACTGACATGCCATCAGAAAAAGCTCATCATACATTTTGACCCCCAAACGCTCGGCTTGTAGATTCTACTAAGGGGGCTAAGTGATGATGAATAGTTTATTGCGTACACTCACCGTCTTCGTCCTTGAGTGTGAGGAAGTTCGGGTCCCCTTCATGAGTGCGGTACGGCACGGGTACTGCAGCCAGGGGGCGCTGCACAGGGGTAGGGGTAGGGTAGAGTCATCGTGTGAGGTCGGCAGAAATTACAACTGCAGGAAAACTGTCAAAGGTGTCATAGATTCTACAATAATGCAAGAAGGATGCTGTTCATTCCTGTCGCCTGGTTGTAATTTTTGTTAGTATATTTCAGGCATGAAGACTGTGAGGTCTGAAGAGGAGAACCAGCGTCACAGTGACTAATGAGTTACGTGTAAGAACAAAACATGCCATGCAGTTATCTTGTATGTTGctgtacatataacgttatttatATTGTACTTCATATACTAGCACTATGAAGATAGCCCGTGCTAGTGATCAACACGCATACAAAGTTGTTATGATTGTGAATGATATTTCAACTCATACAACCAAAGAGTATACCACACAATATTGACACGGACCTTAATGTTATCCTTGGCCTCCTCGAGGACAGGCAGCATGGTGGGCGGGCCCCGGCCGCAGTTCAGCCCGACCACGTCCGCGCCGGCCTCCGCTAGCTCCCGCAGGGCCGTCTGGACAGGAACGCCATCTATCAGCTCGGAGTGGCGCTGCAGGTTCAGGGTCACGACTACGGGGAGACCTGGGCAGGACGGGGGTTAAATGCTACAGGTGAGCTAAGCAGACGGGGCACGCTACAGGCTTTAAACCACCCTTGACCCGTTATACCGGTGCAGTGAAGGCTGGCGTGCCCCGAACGGGAATTTAACCCTACGGGTGAGCTAAACATAGACCAGCAGGACGGGGCACGCTACAGActtccaaccacctttgacccgttgtcCCGGTGCGGTGAAGGCTGACGTGCCCCGATCGGGAATCTAACCCTACGGGTGAGCTATTAAGACTTAGACCACCGGGACGGGGCACGCTACAGActtccaaccacctttgacccgctGTCCCGGTGCAGTGAAGGCTGGCGTGCCCTGAACAGAGGATTAACGCTACAGGTGAGCTAAACATAGACCAGCGGGACGGGGCACGCTACAGActtccaaccacctttgacccgttgtcCCGGTGCAGTGAAGGCTGGCGTGCCCTGGACGGGGATTTAACGCCACAGGTGAGCTAAACATAGACCGCCGGGACGGGGCAGGCTATAGACTTCCAACCACCATTGACCCTATGTCCCGGTTCAGTGTAGGTTCCAATGCCCTGATGTAGCTAACTTTTTACTCCACATACGAAATGGTACAAAGAAAGCGTTTACTCAATTGGAATTAACCTTCTAACTCAACGATACTGAGCTAATGTACATTGAGCTCTTGTCCAGCCATAACGTACAGGTGTTCACCACATCCCCACTTGTTACATCACTAACACGTTATGATTTATCTTAGTCTAGATGTGCAGCACCTTCGGCGTACTTCTTGGTGCACTCCAGGGCGAACATAGCCTCGGCGAAGGCGAAGAAGGACTCGGCCACCACGAAGTCCGCCCCGCCCTCCACGGCCCACTGTAGCTGTTCCTGTGATGGGAGGGACGGAAACAAGGACTTACggctaatgctacggtcacagtTGGATAAAGGGACCACACTTTCGGGAGTAACCCGGCCGGACACCCGTACTTTTTTAATTCGCGGTTAAAATCAACCCAGGACCCGGCGACAAGTAAACGCCGGCCGTCAGCTAATCGTCAAAACACCGAGAGTTACCCCACCATTTACTCCACTCCAATTGTTTTCAGAGTTTGAGTGAGCCGTCATGACGGCAAAACCTATGGTCCTAGTCCTGGtgcctcactcactcactcactcactcactcactcactcactcactcattaactcactcactcacccactcactcacccactcactcactcacccactcactcactcactcactcactcacccactcacccactcattcattcattcattcattcacttattcACCTTGAACATGACCTCGGCCGTGTCCTTCCAGCCGGGGTTGCTGGGGTCGAACAGGTTGAGTTTGCAGATGTTTCCCGCCATGAGCGTGCCGGTGTCGTCTGCCACCTTCCTGGCCAGGCGCAGCGCCGTCCGGTTGATCCGCTCCAGGTCGGCCTCCCGCCCGATGATGCGCAGCTTCTCGCGGTGCAAGTAGTGCTGAGGATGGGGGTGATAGTTAGACCCGATTCACACTGGGACAATTTCTTGACGTACGACAATAGTTTCCTTCTGACACACAAGAAAATCTGACCTTCACTGCGTCACTGTTCCATCCTGGGCAGTCGCACGTTCACTCGAGATCTGGAGGTGGCGTACGACGAAATCGCACTAGACATAAAAATGCCTGCCGTGGGACGTGCGGGCTGGTTCGCACCCAAGAAAAAAGACGTCGTGCGTCGAAGACGTACTACGTTTTCGTCGCACGCCGTTGTTGTTCGTCCAGACATGTTTTCGGTGTGAATCGGATCTATAACTGGAGAGTCTCCAGAGCTAGAGGTGAGACTGCTGAGAGtacgttgatttgatttgactttgatttatttgactgtTTGACTGAGAGAACGTTAAACGTAACAAAGTCAGCACTCAGTGATCTCCAAGGCTTTCCGTGATCTCTCAGTGACTTTCAAGGACTTCAAATTATCAATTATCTGCCAATTACCTCAATAACCAATGATTCTCAATTACCCCGACGGTCTCCGTTCTTTTGCAAAGAAAGCTGTACATATGGCGGATATCAATTAGGATTTTATCATGGTCAATTTTGACTGAAGGAGATCATACGGTGGTATCAAAACCTAATACAATAGGTCATTTTTAAGACTTCTCTTCACAAGGGAAGGAATGACGGTTATGCGTCTCAGCTTCAAATAATCGAGCTCAAATATTAAATATATTTGGGCAGCTCTGACCCTCTGACGCGGACTGGTCTCTTACCGTCAATGCCAGCACAACATCTTTGCACAAACTCTCCATGCGGAGCCTCATTCTTACCGTAAGTGCCAGCACCACGTCGCTACCGGCGTGCACGAACTCCCTATGCAGAGCCTCCACTTTGTCGGGATGTTCTATGACGATCTCGGGCACGAAGGTGCCGGCCTGCAGGAATCCCCGCCGCTCGAACTCCAGCAGATACCCGCCCGCACAGATCACGGTTTCCCCCGCCTGCAGTCGGGCTAGCAGTCCTGCACAATGTAATGTGGTACACGTTAGTTCTGTAGGCATGTAATGTAGGCCTGTAGGATTGCAGGTATCCCCGCCGCTCGAACTCCAGCAGATACCCGCCGGCACAGATCACGGTCTCCCCTGCCTGCAGTCGGGCGAGCAGTCCTACAGGGGGAGGGGCGGTACATGTTAGTTACTTAGTATGTAGGTTCTGTAGGCATGTAAGTTCTGTAGGCCTGCAGGAACCCCTGCCGCTCAAACTCCAGCAGATACCCGCCCGCACAGATCACGGTCTCCCCTGCCTGCAGTCGGGCTAGCAGTCCTACAGAGGGCGGGGCGGTACATGTTAGTAACTTAGTATGTAGGTTCTGTAGGCATGTAATGTAGGCCTGCAGGTATCCCCGCCGCTCGAACTCCAGCAGGTACCCGCCGGCACAGATTACGGTCTTCCCGGCCTGCAGTCGGGCTAGCAGTCCTACAAAGGGAGGGTGGAACACGTTAGTTTCGTAGCAGACCTACAAAGGGAGGGTGGAACACGTTAGTTGTGTAGCAGACCTACAGAGGGAGGGTGGAACACGTTAGTTATGTAGCAGCCCTACAGAGGACGGGCGGTACATGTTAGTTATGTAGCAGCCCTACAGAGGACGGGCGGTACATGTTAGTTATGTAGCAGACCTACAGAGGGAGGGTGGTACATGTTAGTTATGTAGCAGACCTACAGAGGGAGGGTGGTACATGTTAGTTGTGTGGGCACGTAATGTTAGGCCTGCTGGTAGCCGCCGGCACAGATCACGGTCTCCCCCGCCTGCAGTCGGGCTAGCAGTCCtacagggggaggggtggtACATGATAGTTACTTAGTATGTAGGTTCTGTAGGCATGTAAGACCTGTAGGTTTGCAGGTGTCCCCGCCGCTCGAACTCCAGCAGGAACCGGCCGGCACAGATCACGGTCTTCCCGGCCTGCAGTCGGGCTAGCAGTCCTACAGAGGGAGGGGCGGTACATGTTAGTTTCGTAGCAGACCTACAAAGGGAGGGTGGAACACGTTAGTTGTGTAGCAGACCTACAGAGGGAGGGTGGAACACGTTAGTTATGTAGCAGACCTACAAAGGGAGGGTGGAACATGTTAGTTGTGTGGGCACGTAATGTTAGGCCTGCAGGTACCCGCCGGCACAGATCACGGTCTCCTCGGCCTGCAGACAGGCGAGCAGCCCTACACAATGTAGTGTGGTACACGTTAGTTTTGTAGGAGTCCTGTAGGGTTGCAGGCGGGTGAGCAGTCCTACACAATGTAATGTGGTACACGTTAGTTTTGTAGGAGTCTTGTAGGGTTGCAGGTAGGTGAGCAGATACGTGCACGGACAAGGGGATGTAAGCAATAGTAGTGGttaacctcaagccaaccgttcACATCTTTACAAAGGACGCTGTAGCCAAGTAGTTCCCGTTTAGGCCCACACTCAAACATTATGTAGTTGCTTGCAAATGCTACCctttaaggttttttttttcattgcactACTACACTTATATTTGATACCTGATCTGATATTTTcctttcttgatatgcatttctaCATGAcactttgtttgattttttttcatttgcggTAGAATATTTGTTCTTTCGCTGCCCCGTTTTTCGAGACACGACCACACCCCAAACATGCATTTTTATATGACACTTTATTTGGTTCCATTCATTTGCGCAAGAATATTAGCACGAATATTCGTTCTTTCGCTACCCCGATTTTCTGAGACACAAGcacccccacatctgcttggagagagtAATCCATGTTGCCCTCCGCCATGACGTCATGGCTGTGTATTTTGTGTCCAGACTGGAGGCAGCATGACTCGACACGGAGTACTCAACAGTGTGGAACTTCCGTTAAACATTAGCAGGGCTGTCCAAAGTGCAActcatgtatcatgtatgttcACACCACTTGTGCATGTATTCAaatccgtatgagttgcgtatttacaTCTCTTGATAAAGTTTGCGGCGGGAAAAAAATCGTGTTTTTGTCGGTTCGATAATACGACTGCACAGCTGTGGGTACATGTTTTTCCCCCATTTTCAACTTagccaaaaatgtcaatacgcaactcatacggacttatACGGaaaatacgcacaagtgtgaatggGCCCTTATTATGGCTGCTGGTTATGACCACACAGGCACACACCCATCTCATATCAACTCCGGGGTTTACAACCACGACAGCTACAATCCTGAACAGGCTCACGATCCTGACCGTACCCACCTTTAGGCCTTGGTTCCCCCATGTTGGCTATGGttctgcccctccccctgtatGCACACACACCGCACACCAAATCACATTTACCCTCTGGGCTCGCCACCCATAGCTCTACTGACCCCGAGTCCCttgaaagtacgaaatggaacgaattggaacgaaatggaacgaaatggaacgacgAACTAAAgcaacatatgtaacgttatgaaatgaaataccgaTAGATAGCGAATtctaaggagtagaccggaacaggaagcattttagatacagaagtgagtggcaaatacataatataacgtgttttatttcttgaatctatgtgatgatATTAAATACTACGTTTTTGTCACGTTcttgtggctagattcttccctaaaaatggaggcgccgcgtgcaaagagatccgccgctcttccttgtgtaccaacgaactgcaaatgaactgctgcaaatagcagggaaaacaagcaaacggaaatgagtatcgaagttaggaccagattatacagttggtgaaaacattgcatctcgtaattcaccaagagggtatgaggcaagcgttattctattatttatacagcgtgtttgcgtgttgcgggaCGGAACTCTTCTCCCCCAAATGaagccccgcatacaaataaaccgccattgttgccagcgcgacgggGGCGTGCTGCCGataggttgaatcaaactccgactttccagttatttacatacggctttagtccataactagtacgtagcatatgcatatctccgcaacaacgatttttatacaacacCAATTGTTgggctcaaagtcagacccctgtcggagaatggacccctccgttaatgatatgcaaatgatgcgttgcgtcaccaatttcacacatttcacactccattcaaacacggacgtggagccctctggagacatttctgcttccttgttcacgacaaaacaaagcaaagtaaacgagcaggacatgtatttcacagttcacacaacacgcaaacacgctagctgtatgaacaataagattacgcttgcctcatgccctcttggagatgcaatgttttCAGCAactgtataatctggtcctaacttcgatactcatttccgtttgcttgttttccctgctatttgcagcagttcatttgcagttcgttggtacacaaggaagagcggcggatctctttgcacgcggcgcctccatttttagggaagaatctagcAACACAAACTCGACAAAAAAAGTTGTATCTAATATTATCCCATagcttcaagaaataaaacacgttatatcatGTATCTatcactcacttctgtatttaaaatgcttcctgttccggtctactccttagaatttgctatctactggtatttcatttcataatgttacatatgctgtcttagttcgttccatttcgttccatttcgttccatttcgttccttttcgttccatttcgttccttttcgttccatttcgttccttttcgttccatttcgttccttttcgttccatttcgttccatttcgttccatttcgcactttcagGGGACCGCTGACCCCTGGCCTTTCAGTCGTTCTGTTTACCACGTCAGTACTGTAGAAACGTTGCTTTGCTTAAAATGCTATGCCAACTTGCTTATGTCGAAATCTAATCCAAGTCTCTCGAGTCGTGATGGCTGCCCATGTGTCTCTGTCCCTCGTTGCCTGGTACATGTTGTTAACCTCAAGACCTGTATCCTTCTTAAGTCTGTCAACGTGCTTGATATACAATATGTTTTCAACACCTTCATATCTCCCCGTATGTTTCCGTGCAATgcgtggcgtaatggttagagcGTTGGTTCGATACTCTGACAAGttccgatgttgtgccctcggtaaaggcacttaacacgatatTCGTAACTTGCCGGTGGAGCCATAACGCTCACCGAGCGTCTCGGCTAATCTGACTAAAGAGTGCCAAAAACACgcacggatttggtgcgccaatgtgccaaaATCTGTATAGTGTATTTATTCATTCTTTTAAAGTACGGACAAATGAACAATGTGCAATAAATCTGCCATCAAGAACACTAGCCTCTATACCATAGATAAGCATTGCTATGATATTTCTATCGCGAGAAATAGGTTTTTTTTTGCAACGTCAACCcatgacaaaaaaagatatatTGCTTTTATGTAaggaagttttgtttttgttgtatttgtatgtttgcGGAGGTTGTTTTGTTTAGTTATGGATACAGTCAGCAGCACGACAGGAAGTGAGTGGACAGAGTGTCACCACAAAGATAAGACTAGGGGGTGACAGGAAGTtcagttcagaggtggtagaactagtcgttTCATCAGACATGGCAGATATTCCAGGTCATGCATGGGGTCAATGGGAGAGGCTACTTATTCAAGGGAGGTAgtgcttttggtttcttttttTGACTGGTATCAAATTCTGTCACGAAGCTCAATGCGAACCAATCGAAGACTTCTTATTTTGTTGGAACTCGCAGCTTAATGTTATTAACttcttcagaacttgttttttgcagacttcctgcgTGTTGAAGTTggtgagagtcgggtcggtgcttcagaacttgtttttgcagacttcctccgtgttgaagttgatgagagtcgggtcggtgcttcagaacttgtttttgcagacttcctccgtgttgaagttgatcagagtcgggtcggtgcttcagaacttgtttttgcagacttcctccgtgttgaagttgatgagagtcgggtcggtgcatcagaacttgtttttgcagacttcctccatgttgaagttgatgagagtcgggtcggtgcatcagaacttgtttttgcagacttcctccatgttgaagttgatgagagtcgggtcggtgcatcagaacttgtttttg
Protein-coding regions in this window:
- the LOC136436071 gene encoding betaine--homocysteine S-methyltransferase 1-like; its protein translation is MPTELTCTTLHCAGLLARLQAGETVICAGGYLLEFERRGFLQAGTFVPEIVIEHPDKVEALHREFVHAGSDVVLALTHYLHREKLRIIGREADLERINRTALRLARKVADDTGTLMAGNICKLNLFDPSNPGWKDTAEVMFKEQLQWAVEGGADFVVAESFFAFAEAMFALECTKKYAEGLPVVVTLNLQRHSELIDGVPVQTALRELAEAGADVVGLNCGRGPPTMLPVLEEAKDNIKRPLAAVPVPYRTHEGDPNFLTLKDEDGKVAFPLDLDPWLCSRSQIAAFSRRAHDIGVRYIGLCCGNASHFTRAMAEALGRQPPASRYTADMSKHAYYGTDPTLVNFNTEEVCKNKF